A section of the Kribbella sp. HUAS MG21 genome encodes:
- a CDS encoding thioredoxin family protein — translation MSLGLWVLVGAVAAGVLLSALKAWVDGRFRGKSEDDVEWVTAAELGGELGERATLLQFSSAFCAPCRATRRTLAEVESMVDGVRHVELDAESHLELVRRLDILRTPTTLVLDGTGAVVKRASGAPRKPDVIAALAVAIDRQPS, via the coding sequence GTGAGCCTGGGACTGTGGGTACTCGTCGGCGCGGTGGCCGCCGGTGTGCTGCTCAGTGCGCTCAAGGCCTGGGTCGATGGGCGGTTTCGCGGGAAGAGCGAGGACGACGTGGAGTGGGTGACGGCCGCGGAGTTGGGCGGGGAGCTGGGCGAGCGGGCGACGCTGCTGCAGTTCTCGTCGGCGTTCTGTGCGCCCTGCCGCGCGACGCGGCGGACGCTGGCCGAGGTGGAGAGCATGGTCGACGGCGTGCGGCACGTCGAGCTGGACGCGGAGTCGCACCTGGAGCTGGTCCGGCGGCTGGACATCCTGCGGACGCCGACGACGCTGGTGCTGGACGGCACCGGTGCGGTGGTGAAACGGGCCAGCGGAGCGCCCCGGAAGCCGGACGTGATCGCGGCGCTGGCCGTCGCCATCGACCGGCAGCCGAGCTGA
- a CDS encoding HIT domain-containing protein, whose product MDACVFCGLISADSARWIAKEDTAVAFLPLPGEEIAPGHTLVVPRRHTSAGLLDAQPDDLSRVVDLAQRIAQKMVAKLGATGVCLLSASGPDSGRSVDHLHLHVVPRYPEDGDDCLPWPTGRSRHRLGADPQVLLST is encoded by the coding sequence ATGGATGCCTGTGTCTTCTGCGGCCTCATCTCCGCCGACTCGGCCCGCTGGATCGCCAAAGAGGACACCGCGGTCGCGTTCCTCCCGCTGCCGGGCGAGGAGATCGCCCCGGGGCACACCCTGGTCGTTCCGCGCCGCCACACGTCCGCGGGTCTGCTGGACGCGCAGCCGGACGATCTGAGCCGCGTGGTCGACCTGGCGCAGCGCATCGCGCAGAAGATGGTGGCCAAGCTCGGCGCGACTGGCGTCTGCCTGCTGAGCGCCAGCGGGCCGGACTCCGGTCGCAGCGTCGACCACCTGCACCTGCACGTGGTGCCGCGGTACCCGGAGGACGGCGACGACTGCCTGCCCTGGCCGACCGGCCGCTCCCGGCACCGGCTCGGCGCCGATCCGCAGGTGCTTCTCAGCACGTGA